The sequence GACCCGCTTTGTATTTACCGCAGTAAGTTCCTCCCAACCCCACAGATCGAAAATGCTCTCGGCCCCATCGGGATAGTACTGTGTCATGGAAATAATCACATCGGGGTCTTTTTCTATGAGCACCTCAAGGCTATAGCGAGGCCATTCCTCTTTGGCGTCCGCGGCCGCGTTAGTGCCCCCTGCGGTTTGGATTACCTCATGAATAAAGGTGTTCGGTCCTACAGAAGTAATGAAACCGTCAAAGATACCCACTACAACAAAGACCTCGGGCTGATTAGACTTCCCTGAAACCAGTTTCTGAACCCGCTCGATTTCCCCTTCCATGGCTGCTGTAATTTCATTTGCAGTCTTGGTCGTATCGGTCATGATCCCAAGGTTGTTGATGCCCCTGATCACTTCATCGATACTGCCCGGTTCAAAGACATACACAGGAATATCCAATTCCGTTAGTCGATTGATGTACTGTAGGGTCTGCTGTAATCCTCCCGCGGTAACAACTAAGTCCGGCGCCTGCTCAATAATCAGCTCCAAGTTAGGCGAATAAAAATCCCCAATCTTCGGTTTTGCTGCAGCCTCTGCGGGGTAATTACACCATTCGGTAACTCCCACAATCCGATCTGCAAGTCCTAACCTAAACAAGTTCTCGGTATTAGCCGGGGCCAAGGAAATGATCCGCTCTGGTCTTTTAGCCAGATGCACCTCCCTACCCAAAGAATCGATGACCGTTACCGGATAGGCCTCGGCAAGTAAGGTGGCACAGCTTATAACCAATGTAAAGATTACGATTAATAACCCGTTTCGTTTGCTCATTTGACAATCCCTCCATAAAAAAACCCAAACCTTCACGGTTTGGGAACTAAAAGTGCGCGCGATACATGCGAGCGCTCTTTACCAACCCCTTTCTCCCGAAGGCAGAATGGTAAATCACACTCAGGCAGGTCTCCTGGCTCCCGGTTCATCGCTTGCTTTTACCTTCCCGCTAATACAGCAGTGGCATGTTAAAAGTTGCTTCCCGGTTACAGTGGCGGGACCGCGCCGTTCACAGACAAGGTCTGCTCGGACTTCCCTATTAAACCCGTCTTCATTTGTTGAATCCGGGTACCTGAGGTGACTCTTATTGGATTGTTTGCTTGTTTACTTCGTCGTCAAATCAGTAACTCCTGCCTGAAAAAAGACTTTTGCCTTTTAGCCACAGCCATGCTATAATTCTCGGTGAGTACATTTTTGTGCACATTGATACGTATGGATTTGCCAGCCTTCTGAGAAAGGGTGACCTTCATTGAAGCGGGTAGTTAGTGTTAGTATTGGTTCCTCTGCACGGGATAGCAGCTCGGAAATCGAAGTCCTAGGTGAACAGATTAGTATCCAAAGAATCGGTACCAACGGTGATCTGGCTAAAGCTGCAGCTTTAATCCGGCAACTAGACGGAAAAGTTGATGCGATCGGTATCGGAGGAATGGATCTATACATAGGCTGGGGCGATAACAAGTACATCTTCCGGGATGCAAAAAAGCTGACCACAGCGGCCAACAAGACCCCTATCGTTGATGGCACTGGACTAAAAGATGGCCTCGAAGCCCACGTGGTTGACTATTTGCAGCATGAAGGCATGGACTTTTCCGACAAGAAGGTCCTTATTGTCTCAATAATGGATCGTTTTGGTCTTGGTCAAGCCCTCACAAATGTAAGCAAAGAGATCATTTACGGAGACGTAATCTTTTGCCTGAAGATGCCCATCCCACTTAAATCCCTAACTTTCTTGAAAAGACTAGCACGGGTAGTTGCTCCTGTGATCTGTCAGCTGCCGTTTAAACTCGTCTATCCCACGGGGGAAAAGCAGCACGATATCACCCCCCGGTTTGAGCAGTTCTACGCCTGGGCGGATGTGATCGCTGGCGACTTTCATTTTATCCGCAAGTTTATGCCTGATGATCTTAGCGGCAAGACTATTATCACTAACACAGTCACCAAAGAGAATCGGCAGGAACTCAGGCAGAGGAACGTGGCTACCTTGGTCACCACAACCCCGAATATCGGTGGTAGATCCTATGGAACAAACGTCATGGAAGCTGTTCTTGTTGCCATCAGCGGCAAGGATCCAAAGGAGCTAACTCCCCAGGACTATCTTGTTTTATTGCAGGAGATTGGCTTCAAACCGGATATTCAACAGCTAAATGGGGAAACATCCTTCGTGACATGTTGAAAGGTGGAAATTCCGAAATGCATCCTTTTCGTCGTTACATAAACCCCTACCTAGGGAAACAATTAGCACAGATCAATATGGATAAACAATATATCAAGGCCAAAGGGCAGTACCTCTATGATCGAGATGGTACAAGATACCTTGACTTCATTGCAGCCTACGGGGCTCTCCCCTTTGGCCACAACCCGGATATTATCTGGCAAGCACTGGAGTCTATCCGGTTAAATGAAAAACCTAATTTCGTGCAACCTTCCTACTTGGAAGCGGCTGGCCAATTGGCAGAACGCTTAATCACACTAGCTAATAACAACCTGCGCTATGTCACCTTTGGTAACAGTGGTGCCGAAGCAGTGGAAGCATCAATCAAAATGGCCCGGGCCGCCACCGAAAGATTCGGTGTTCTCTCGACAAAAAACAGTTTCCATGGGAAAACCCTGGCTGCCCTTTCAGCAACAGGAAACCCCAACTACCAGAATGCGTTCTTTGCCCCTTTGCCTGGTTTTGATCACATCCCCTTCGGTGATATTGAGGCCCTTAAAGAAAGGCTCGCAGCAAACCCTGACAAATATGCCGCGTTCATTGTCGAACCAATTCAGGGAGAAGGGGGCATTGTAGTCCCGCCCGCAGGATACCTCAAGGAGGCGAAGGAGGTCTGCCACCAGTACGGAGTTCTGCTGATTGTGGATGAGATTCAAACGGGACTTGGACGGACAGGAACACTGTTTGCATCAGGTGAGGAAGTAGAACCAGATATGCTTCTTTTGGCCAAAGCCTTAGGCGGTGGTCTTCTACCCATTGGTGCTTGTTTAGCCTCGGAAGAGGCTTATACGGAAACCTTTGCCTTAAAGCATTCCTCAACCTTCGCGGGAAATGCCATGGGATGCCAGGCTGGCCTTGCGGTATTGGATTTCCTACAGACTGATGATTGGGCTATTCTCACAGAAATCCAGCATAAGGGTCAATTCTTACTGGAAAGTCTAAAGCAGATGCAACAGAAGTACCCCAAGGTCATTACCGATGTCCGGGGACGGGGCTTTATGATTGGGCTTGAATTTGATATTAGTCAAGATGATTTTCCTAACACTCTCCTTGGGATTATGGCAGATCAGACCTTCTTGACCCCCCTTATTTCCAGTTACCTGCTCAATTGTGAGCATTTGCGGGTGGCTCCAACCCTAAATGGCCATGCCGTGATCCGGATTGAACCGCCACTGATTGTCACCATGGAGGATTGTCGCTTTGCGGTGGCAGCCATTGAACGGATGGTTAAACTGATCGACTCGGGGAACACGGCAGGATTACTCCGTCATCTCACCGATCAGACAAAACCCCTAAGGCAATCAGTGCCTCACCAAGCTAGGCCCGCGGTACAAGTTCTTCCCCCCAAGGCCGAGGAAGGTCGCTTTGCCTTTCTTGTGCATCCTTTGGAGCTGCAGAACTACGTTGATTTTGATAGTAGCCTCGCTGCCTTTTCCAAAGACCAACTTGAGCAGTTGATAGACCGCTGGAACGAAATGATGGAGCCTTTCGTCGTTGCCAAGACTCGTATTCAGTCTGTAACAGGAGCCAGTGCCTACGGAGAGTTCATCGTTGTTCCCTATACAGCGGAGCAACTATCTACTATGCCCCGGCGGGAAGCGGTCTCCCATGTAAAAGATGCCGTTTTACTGGCAAAGAACAACGGTGCGGGAATCGTTGGACTTGGCGCTTATACATCCGTCGTTACCCGGGGCGGTTGGGATGTTCGTAACCTTGATGTTGCCATCACCACAGGCAATAGCTACACCGTGGTTTCTGCTGTTGAAGCAGCCATCGAAGCCCTATCCCGCTTAGGTCGTACCTTGCAGGATACCACAGTGGCAGTAGTGGGAGCTTCAGGAGCAATCGGCCGGGCGGTTTCTATTCTGCTTGCCGAACAGGTACCAAAGCTGATTCTAATCGGAAATCCAGAACGACCTAAACAAGCCCATAGGCGACTTTCAGCCATTATTTCGGAGACATGTCACCATGTGACCACGCAAGCTAAATCGGGAGTGGACTTCCCCGAGGAAAGCCTTGCTAACACACTACTACGGCTTTCCGGATTACCTGAGGCAATATCAAACACCGATAATCTCACAGAACTTGAGCGGTATCTCAAGGATCATGATTTACCATTAGTCGTGACTACAGATGCCCAGAATTATCTAACAGATGCGGATCTAGTGGTTGTTGCAACCAATAGTGTCGCAGAGCTAATCGAACCTTCCATGCTAAAGAGAGGCTGTGTGGTTTGCGATCTCTCAAGGCCAGCAAACGTCAGCCATCAAGTAGAGGAAGAAAGACCCGATGTATTGGTTATTGATGGTGGTGTGGTGGAAGTGCCAGGACACCCCGTTTGGGGCTGGGAATTTGGCTTTGAAGACGGAGTAGCCTTTGCCTGTATGTCTGAAACCTTTATGCTGGCCCTTGAAAAGCGTTATGAGAATATCTCCTTAGGAGCCAACCTCGATTTAGACACCCTTTTGTTGATGCGGGAGCTTGCGGATAAGCATGGGTTTGCCCTCGCAGGTCTTAGGAGTTTTGATCGACCCCTATCCCAAGAGGCCTGGGACAGGATTTGTCAGGCCCAGCAACTGATTTCTCGGATCGGCTAGTCTTTACCGGCAATGGAGGCATTCCATTGCCGGTACGTTCTACACTCCTTTTTCCCTTGTACATACACTATTGAAACCATAGATGGCGCATAGGACTATATAGCCCATAAAAGAAGGAGTCCGTTACAACACAACGAATAAGATTAGTAACAGATTATAAGTTGAACGTGAATTTTCTTCGACAAGGAGACCTAAGGCAAGTCCTTCTTAGTTAATACTCCTAGTACTAACCCTTGGGAATCAGGGTCCGGCAAAAGACCGATTCGGCACTGCATCCCCATCGGTTCTTGTCAGGAAATACCAGGAGGGCCATAAGCTTGCGACTGTCGAAGAGAAAAACCTATATCAAACTGGGGGAACCCAAAGAAAGGAGAAAGGAGAAACATGCGTAAACTGAATCTTTTTGCAGTACTTAGTCTAGTCGTAATTCTGTCCATTACCTCAATTGCCATCGGACAGGAACTGAAATTTGAGGCCAAGAAAACCAAAGACACCATCGTCATCGACGGCAACTTAAGCGATTGGGATGGTCTACCCTCCCTTGTATTGGAACTGACCGATGGTGGAAAGGCATCTTTAAAGGCCCAATGGAATAAGGATTTCCTTTTCTTCGCTGTTGTGGTTGAGGATGAAGTTCAGCGCAACTCAGCAACCGGAGACGGCATTTGGCAAGGTGACAGTGTGCAAATCTCCTTGGATACTCTGAATAACAAGAGCGTAAAAGCATATGATCGGGATGATTTTGAGTTTGGATTCGCTCTTACCGACAAGGGCCTTGCTTGTCACGCCTGGCAGGTTTCCTCCCAAGTTACGTTTGATCCAAAGAAAATTTCCTATGAAATTGTCCGAAGCACTGAGAACAACGTCGCCGTGACTGTATACGAAATAGCGATACCGGCTGCACAGCTTCTTCCTGCCAAGCTAGAATCCAATTACGTAATGGGATTCAACTGGTTGGTTAACGACGATGACGGAGCTGGCCGACAGTTCGTTGAGTGGACCGAGGGAATCGGTATTTCCAAGGATCCTTCCCAATATGGTTCGTTAGTACTAGTTGATTGATCACAACAAACCAGGGGGCCATCCCCCTGGTTTATTTCCCCACCAACCTCTAAGGTTCATCCTCCGCCTTTCCAATCAGGACAGCAGCCCCAATGAAGTATCGGCATTTCTAGAAGGTGGAACACCATTTCAAGTAGAATACCCTTCTCGGAGGTAGGGATAGATGAGTACAGGTTTTCTACCCATAGGTCAAGCTGATCTAAGACAACGTGGCTGGGACTCCGTCGACTTCGCCTTAATTACCGGAGATGCCTATGTGGATCATCCTTCCTTCGGCGCAGCGATCATTAGTCGAGTGCTAGATAAGGCCGGATTCAAGGTTGGAATCATTGCTCAGCCAGATTGGCGGGACCTTAATGAATTTAGACGTTTTGGTCGGCCGAACTTGGCCTTTCTGATTAACGGTGGAAATATGGACTCCATGGTTAACCATTACACCGTGGCAAAAAACCGGCGAAAATATGATGCGTATTCCCCCGGAGGTAAGGTGGGACTGCGCCCTGATCGGGCCACTATTGTCTATGCCAACAAGGCAAAAGAGGCCTATAAGGATGTACCCATTATTCTTGGTGGCATTGAAACAAGTTTGCGCCGCTTGGCCCATTATGACTACTGGGATAATAGAGTTCGTCGTTCGATCCTACTTGATGCCAAAGCCGATTTGCTTGTCTATGGGATGGGAGAGCGGCAAATCCTAGAAATAGCTGAGGCCCTGGCCGTGGGAGTACCCGTCAGCCAGATCAACTATCTGCGAGGAACGGTCTATAGAACATTCAACCTGGAACATGTTTATGAACCAATGCTTTTGCATGACTATGACCGCATCGTCTCTTGTAAGAAATCCTACGCGGAGAGTTTTTCAATCCAGTACCAAAACACTGACCCACTCACCGGAAAAACACTGGTTGAACCATACCGGGATTTCTACGTAGTGCAAAACCCGCCAGCCAAATGGCTTTCTTCCGACGAATTAGATGACATTTACCGCTTGCCATTCACAAAACGATACCACCCTATATATGAATCCGTCGGTGGCATACCAGCCCTTAAGGAGGTGAAGTTCAGTCTTGTTAGTAGTCGAGGGTG comes from Limnochordia bacterium and encodes:
- a CDS encoding ABC transporter substrate-binding protein; its protein translation is MSKRNGLLIVIFTLVISCATLLAEAYPVTVIDSLGREVHLAKRPERIISLAPANTENLFRLGLADRIVGVTEWCNYPAEAAAKPKIGDFYSPNLELIIEQAPDLVVTAGGLQQTLQYINRLTELDIPVYVFEPGSIDEVIRGINNLGIMTDTTKTANEITAAMEGEIERVQKLVSGKSNQPEVFVVVGIFDGFITSVGPNTFIHEVIQTAGGTNAAADAKEEWPRYSLEVLIEKDPDVIISMTQYYPDGAESIFDLWGWEELTAVNTKRVHEVSNPDIISRGTYRIPSILTEIAQVLHPGTID
- a CDS encoding quinate 5-dehydrogenase; its protein translation is MKRVVSVSIGSSARDSSSEIEVLGEQISIQRIGTNGDLAKAAALIRQLDGKVDAIGIGGMDLYIGWGDNKYIFRDAKKLTTAANKTPIVDGTGLKDGLEAHVVDYLQHEGMDFSDKKVLIVSIMDRFGLGQALTNVSKEIIYGDVIFCLKMPIPLKSLTFLKRLARVVAPVICQLPFKLVYPTGEKQHDITPRFEQFYAWADVIAGDFHFIRKFMPDDLSGKTIITNTVTKENRQELRQRNVATLVTTTPNIGGRSYGTNVMEAVLVAISGKDPKELTPQDYLVLLQEIGFKPDIQQLNGETSFVTC
- a CDS encoding aminotransferase class III-fold pyridoxal phosphate-dependent enzyme — its product is MHPFRRYINPYLGKQLAQINMDKQYIKAKGQYLYDRDGTRYLDFIAAYGALPFGHNPDIIWQALESIRLNEKPNFVQPSYLEAAGQLAERLITLANNNLRYVTFGNSGAEAVEASIKMARAATERFGVLSTKNSFHGKTLAALSATGNPNYQNAFFAPLPGFDHIPFGDIEALKERLAANPDKYAAFIVEPIQGEGGIVVPPAGYLKEAKEVCHQYGVLLIVDEIQTGLGRTGTLFASGEEVEPDMLLLAKALGGGLLPIGACLASEEAYTETFALKHSSTFAGNAMGCQAGLAVLDFLQTDDWAILTEIQHKGQFLLESLKQMQQKYPKVITDVRGRGFMIGLEFDISQDDFPNTLLGIMADQTFLTPLISSYLLNCEHLRVAPTLNGHAVIRIEPPLIVTMEDCRFAVAAIERMVKLIDSGNTAGLLRHLTDQTKPLRQSVPHQARPAVQVLPPKAEEGRFAFLVHPLELQNYVDFDSSLAAFSKDQLEQLIDRWNEMMEPFVVAKTRIQSVTGASAYGEFIVVPYTAEQLSTMPRREAVSHVKDAVLLAKNNGAGIVGLGAYTSVVTRGGWDVRNLDVAITTGNSYTVVSAVEAAIEALSRLGRTLQDTTVAVVGASGAIGRAVSILLAEQVPKLILIGNPERPKQAHRRLSAIISETCHHVTTQAKSGVDFPEESLANTLLRLSGLPEAISNTDNLTELERYLKDHDLPLVVTTDAQNYLTDADLVVVATNSVAELIEPSMLKRGCVVCDLSRPANVSHQVEEERPDVLVIDGGVVEVPGHPVWGWEFGFEDGVAFACMSETFMLALEKRYENISLGANLDLDTLLLMRELADKHGFALAGLRSFDRPLSQEAWDRICQAQQLISRIG
- a CDS encoding YgiQ family radical SAM protein; its protein translation is MSTGFLPIGQADLRQRGWDSVDFALITGDAYVDHPSFGAAIISRVLDKAGFKVGIIAQPDWRDLNEFRRFGRPNLAFLINGGNMDSMVNHYTVAKNRRKYDAYSPGGKVGLRPDRATIVYANKAKEAYKDVPIILGGIETSLRRLAHYDYWDNRVRRSILLDAKADLLVYGMGERQILEIAEALAVGVPVSQINYLRGTVYRTFNLEHVYEPMLLHDYDRIVSCKKSYAESFSIQYQNTDPLTGKTLVEPYRDFYVVQNPPAKWLSSDELDDIYRLPFTKRYHPIYESVGGIPALKEVKFSLVSSRGCFGGCSFCALHFHQGRTVQARSIQSLVEEAKALIQEPDFKGYINDVGGPTADFRAPSCQRQLKTGVCAKRHCLGSQPCKNLEVDHRDYLELLRTLRELPGVKKVFVRSGIRYDYVVYDQNPTFLKELCQHHVSGQLKVAPEHVSNKVLDLMGKPKRAVYDRFVQQYEDMNRRLGKKQYLVPYFISSHPGSDLHAAIELAEYIRDMGHSPEQVQDFYPTPGTLSTCMYYTGINPLTGQRVYVPKSPREKAMQRALLQYSKPHNYPLVLEALKQAGREDLIGYGPKSLIRPRKGRVSRRKP